GCTGCGGGAGATCTTCAGCCTTGGGCCTCCCTTGGTGCTGGACGCAGCTGCTCTGAAGGCCAGCAAGGTCTCCCGCTTTGAGAAGGTGGGTGGCAGGCGCTGCTCAAATCTGTGCCCCCGGGGCCCTGGGTGAGTGCTGGTGGGGGAGGCCCGCGAGCACCTCTgacctcttcttcctcccctctcctcacagcaccTCTACAACTCGGCTGCCTCCAAAGCCCGCACCAAAGCCCGGAGCCGGGTGCGGGACAAGCGGGCGGCTGTGCTGTGACGGCGGAGCAGGGCAGCGTGGCGGCCCTCAGGACTGCAGACCCGGCACTGTGAGGGGCCAGCGCCCCAGCCCTCGGGCTTTTATACGTGTACAGCAGAGTATTTAAGGCCTGGAGCTGCCCCACAGGGGGCTGccccttcttttatttttttacccaaAGAAAGGATAAAAGGAGAGCCGAGGTGGGGAGCTGGTGACGTGCTGCCGCATGCCTCCTCTGGCCCCTTGTCATGCCAGATGCTTTACGTGGCGTAGCCCTCTTGCAGGAGGGACGCAAGTGCCGGGTGGGTGGCGCGGGGGCCCCGGTGCTGCCCGTGCCTCCCGGGGTCGGGCTGGCGCCGctccccaggcactgctgcggctgggctggggccgtgcctgctggcagcaccgGCCACCCCGGGAATGTGGCTGCGGTGGTGATTTTCTAAGACTTGATTAGAGGAGGTAATTAACGGGAGGGTGCCTTCTGCCTCGCGGAGGAAGGGCCGGGGCAGGTGCCCGTCCTTGCAGGCCCTTCCCGTTCTCTGACGGCGCACGGCAGGGGCAGGCTGGCCCCTGTGTGCCCTGGGGGTGATGCTGCCGGGGAGGAGCAGGACGGGGCGATAAATGCTGGGGCTCCTCCTCTGCTGGGGCGGCTCAGCGGCGCTCGGCGCTGGCGTTGAGGCgagcccagagctgcctgctggcgGCCCGCAGCTGGCGCATGGTGTCCTCCTGGCTCTCCAGCCACTGGGCCAGCGCCTGCACCGactggctctgcagcactgcgGGGGAGGACAGGGGACGCTGGGGACGGGCCACCAGCCGTCCCCAAGCCCCCGGCGCTGCGTGGCACCGTATCCACCTCCCCCTGCCTTGCCTGGTCCCACGTACCGCTCAGGTAGATGGCCATCGTGGCCAGGACCAGGCTGGCCAGTGCCAGGAGGCCCAGGAGGGCGAGGAAGAGCGGGCGGCCGGGGCAAGGGCAGGTGGTGGCGGCCGGCACGGGGCGCAGCGTGGGCagctgcggggggctgcggggcaggcGGTGCAGCCGGGCGCCGGATGGAGCTGGGCCGTTCCCTGCAGCGGCGGGGAGAAGAGCAGGGTCAGTGcctggccccgctccccccaggCAGCAGCGCCCCGTTGTCCGCTGCCCCGCTCTCACCTTCGGTGCCCTTGTGCCCAGCCGAGGCCCAGTGCAGGTCGCTGATGGACTCCACGGGGCGCAGGCTGATGGCTCCGGGATCAGCCCCCTCGGGGTCGGCAGGCTCCGGCGGTGCAGCGCCCTCCGCCCTGCCTGCGCCGTCTGCCAGGAGCAGAGAAAGGGCTGAACGCAGCCTGGGCACCCCTGTGGGGACCAGAGGCCCCCACCTGCCCGTGTCCCCTCCTGGCGGTGATGCTGACTGGTGCCAACGCAGTGCTCCCTTGGCATGGAGCTGCCGCAGACGGGACAGGGCCAGGCGAGCTGGCCGTCCCCTCAGCCGCCGCACGCTGTCATCGGAGCAGTTAGTGGGAGCCTGGTGGCCGCGGTCCCAGAGCCTGTTAGTGGGGCTGGCACCTGCCCAGGGCCAGGAGCGTGCTCCTGCCCCCTCCGGCTCCCTGTGGGCACAGGCAGCCCCGTGCCAGGCTGCTGCCGGGGCTGGCTGTCCCTGCTGGCCCTGTGCCCGAGCGCTCGGGTGCTGCTTGGGGATGCACAGCTGGAGGTGTGGGGACGGGGACCTGGTGCCCCACGCTGCGGTGGCACGTCCCCCAGAGGATGGCGAGGGGGCTCGGGGAGCACGCAGGGCTCCAGCTGGGTCAATGCTGTCCCAGGAAGCAGCTGGGGATGAGGGAAGGGGCGTTTTATAGGTGTCTGTGTGCTttggagcagagggcagggctggtgggctGCGCCTGTGGCCAAGCACGACAGGGTAGCCCCGTGCCCACTCCTGGGGTCCGCGGTGGCTGTGGGGGCCTCCAGGAGCACTGGTGCATGGCAGGGCCGTGCCCTCTGGGGCTGGGTGCTCCCGGCCGCCCCCGAAGCACCCTGCAGGCCCTGTGGGTCCCTGCCCTTTGCCGCGGGCTGCCCCTGGGAACCCAGTGCCCCCACGCCTGCAGCCGGCTgggtgctgtgccagctgctgcccccgcagccccccgcacccctcctgcccttccctgggCTGGCATCCCTGCGGTGCGGGGAGAGCTTGGCCGCTGCCTCCAACCCGCGCGGCTCCCCCGGGCGCCGGtgtccccaccagcccctcgCCTGTCCCCAGCCTACCTTCGGCAGCCTCCCTGGGCATGGctcccctgccccgctcccctgGGCAGCGAGGCGCTCTGGGGCCCCCGGGAGCCGGGCACTGGGCTCCTGGTGCGCCAACTGCTCCGCTTAAAATAGGACGGCACGAAATGTGTTTGGGGGGATAAAAATAGCCCTGGGGAGGGCGGCCTGGCGGCTGCAtcagggcagcaggcagcgtGGAGCCAGAGGGAAAaccggctccccccccccccgtgctccCTTTCCCCCAGGGCGTAGCTGGGatagggaaactgaggcagagctgggtccctgctcagccccggggggggctctGTCCCAGGGCGCGCCCAGCCTGGGGGCACCGAGGACCCCCTCCGGCTTTGCCCACGAGGACCACGCCAGCTGCACTGcgctaatttatttaaattaacacGACCGCAGGGAACGCCCCAGGCCGCTCCAGCTGCGGCGCTCCCCGGTCACCAGCCCCAGAAGGCGCGCGGCAGGCAGGCGTCGGGGGGCTGGAGGCCGTCGTGCCTGTAGAGGCTGTGGGCATGGGCGGGCgccgggcaggcagcagggtcGGGCCGCTCCTGCTGGGCACAGTCCCGGCCGGCCCAGCCGCGGTAGCAGTGGCAGCGGAAGGGCAGCCACGGGCTCGCACCGAGGTGCAGGAGGCTGCCCAGGTCCCGGGGCTGCCGCCGCACGCAGCGCCCGTGGCCGTGGCACTGCTGGAGGCTGCACGCCCGCGCTGCCGCCGTCACGTTGGCCACGTAGGGACCCAGGGTGGACACGAGGTAGCGGCGTAGGCTGGCACAGCTctcctggggaggggaggctgccGTGAGGACCAGCCCCAGGGGGCAGCCTTGgggtccctgcagcctcccctcccgAGCCTGTCCCACTCCCAAGCTGCTTCCTGAGCCGGTTCCAGCCCACGGCGGGGCGGCGAGCGGCCATACTCACCGCCGAGCGGGAGTAAGACATGTCCCCCCACAGCACCACTCCGGCTGCCCCCAGGGCCGCGCTCTCCCCGATCGTGTGCTCCAGATCGGCCTGCAAGGGCGGGCAGAGATGTGGCCGGGGGAGGACACGCGTGCCCCAGCACCGAGCGGTGTCCCCGGCCCTCCCCAGCCCTTACCGGCTCCAGGAAGCGCGGCGAGCGGCGGTAGGAGAGCCGTGAGTAGGCGACCACGGGCAGGCggccggcggccccgcgggcggCCAGGCGCAGGGCCTCGCGCAGCCGGTGGTGCACGTAGCGGCGGCGCAGGGCGggcggcagcggcagcggcAGGTAGATGCTGGGGTAGAGGGCGGCCGAGGCGGCCCAGAGCCAGCCCAGCTGGTTGTTGCGCCGCGCCTCAGCCGGCCTGCAGCGCCCCGTGTAGTTGGCCACCTTGGCCCAGTTGCCGTTGAAGCAGTCGGGGAAGCGGTAGAAGCCCCAAAGACCCCCCGGGCACAggctcctgcccagcagcagcgtCTGCTCCATGAGGGTCTGCGCCGCCCGCTCGAACGCCCGCCGGGCCAGCCGGGGCCCCCGGTGCCGCTCCCGCGCCCACCGCTCCGAGGCCGCCCGGTAGATGCGCTTGGCCCCCCAGTTCTGGGCCCAGAGGGGCCTCCACTCCTCCCAGTCCACCACCGCCAGGCCCCTGAAAGCGGGGCGGAGGCGCAGGCGGATGTCGTCCGCCGCCCGGGCGAGGTGGGCGCGGAGGGGCACCCGCTGGGGAATGCCCCCGTTGTGGGCGATGCCCTCGGGGGAGATGTAGGGGTAGAGCCCGAACTTGTTCTTGTAGAAGATGGTGATGTTCTGGCCGGCAAAGTGCCCGCCCCGGTTCTCCACGATGCCGTAGTCGGCAAGGGGCAGCCCCACACCGAAGCAGTGCTGGCAGCGGCCCGTGGGGATGTTCCAGACCACGGCGAAGGGCTGCCCGCCTGCCAGGGGTGCGGGCGCTGGGCCCTTCCCGCCTGCTGCCCCCAGTGCCAGCCAGACCCAGAGCGCCAGCACCGGCCCCATGCCCGCGGGGGCGCCGCCTGTGGGGAGAGAGCAGCGGGGTAGGCAGCATGCACGGCTGCACCACTGCCCCCCAGAACCCCACTTCTCCTCTCCCGGCTCCCGTTCCATCCCTCCTGCGGTACGGCTCTGCCAGCCGTGGAGCCCAGGGCCTGCCCTGCACGcctgccccctccctg
This genomic stretch from Oxyura jamaicensis isolate SHBP4307 breed ruddy duck unplaced genomic scaffold, BPBGC_Ojam_1.0 oxyUn_random_OJ68955, whole genome shotgun sequence harbors:
- the LSMEM2 gene encoding leucine-rich single-pass membrane protein 2 isoform X2, with product MQPPGRPPQGYFYPPKHISCRPILSGAVGAPGAQCPAPGGPRAPRCPGERGRGAMPREAAEDGAGRAEGAAPPEPADPEGADPGAISLRPVESISDLHWASAGHKGTEGNGPAPSGARLHRLPRSPPQLPTLRPVPAATTCPCPGRPLFLALLGLLALASLVLATMAIYLSVLQSQSVQALAQWLESQEDTMRQLRAASRQLWARLNASAERR
- the LSMEM2 gene encoding leucine-rich single-pass membrane protein 2 isoform X1 → MQPPGRPPQGYFYPPKHISCRPILSGAVGAPGAQCPAPGGPRAPRCPGERGRGAMPREAAEGRLGTGEGLVGTPAPGGAARVGGSGQALPAPQGCQPREGQEGCGGLRGQQLAQHPAGCRRGGTGFPGAARGKGQGPTGPAGCFGGGREHPAPEGTALPCTSAPGGPHSHRGPQEWARGYPVVLGHRRSPPALPSAPKHTDTYKTPLPSSPAASWDSIDPAGALRAPRAPSPSSGGRATAAWGTRSPSPHLQLCIPKQHPSARAQGQQGQPAPAAAWHGAACAHREPEGAGARSWPWAGASPTNRLWDRGHQAPTNCSDDSVRRLRGRPARLALSRLRQLHAKGALRWHQSASPPGGDTGRWGPLVPTGVPRLRSALSLLLADGAGRAEGAAPPEPADPEGADPGAISLRPVESISDLHWASAGHKGTEGNGPAPSGARLHRLPRSPPQLPTLRPVPAATTCPCPGRPLFLALLGLLALASLVLATMAIYLSVLQSQSVQALAQWLESQEDTMRQLRAASRQLWARLNASAERR
- the HYAL3 gene encoding hyaluronidase-3, translating into MGPVLALWVWLALGAAGGKGPAPAPLAGGQPFAVVWNIPTGRCQHCFGVGLPLADYGIVENRGGHFAGQNITIFYKNKFGLYPYISPEGIAHNGGIPQRVPLRAHLARAADDIRLRLRPAFRGLAVVDWEEWRPLWAQNWGAKRIYRAASERWARERHRGPRLARRAFERAAQTLMEQTLLLGRSLCPGGLWGFYRFPDCFNGNWAKVANYTGRCRPAEARRNNQLGWLWAASAALYPSIYLPLPLPPALRRRYVHHRLREALRLAARGAAGRLPVVAYSRLSYRRSPRFLEPADLEHTIGESAALGAAGVVLWGDMSYSRSAESCASLRRYLVSTLGPYVANVTAAARACSLQQCHGHGRCVRRQPRDLGSLLHLGASPWLPFRCHCYRGWAGRDCAQQERPDPAACPAPAHAHSLYRHDGLQPPDACLPRAFWGW